A region of uncultured Desulfobacter sp. DNA encodes the following proteins:
- a CDS encoding transposase, with product MIHTNIEAKTQTDIQLLGKIDDFFNKFSIATSLHRCGVRKRHGYSVRLLIMAIFSLPFLQKDFFRGMVTNGDLSFGKDAAYEVLKGGRSNWRRLLLSIGIKLYHFFDPLTDENRESVLIADDSPYDRSRSKKVELLSRVWDHSTGKFIKGFRMLTLCWSDGASCLPLDFCLLSSSDAKKRLCENQKIMDKRCSAWKRRQEATITAPENLEAMVKRALAKGVRAKHILMDSWFMMPATITALSKYINVVGMVKKTSKIRA from the coding sequence ATGATACATACCAATATTGAAGCAAAAACTCAAACAGACATTCAGCTCTTGGGCAAAATTGATGACTTTTTCAACAAATTTTCCATTGCTACATCTCTGCACCGATGTGGTGTACGAAAACGTCATGGGTATAGTGTACGTTTATTGATTATGGCTATATTTTCATTACCATTCCTGCAAAAAGACTTTTTTAGAGGAATGGTAACCAATGGCGACTTGTCATTTGGTAAAGATGCTGCATATGAAGTCCTTAAGGGTGGGCGTTCTAACTGGCGTCGTTTACTTTTATCTATTGGTATCAAGCTGTACCATTTTTTCGATCCATTGACCGATGAAAATCGTGAATCGGTACTGATAGCTGATGATAGCCCTTATGATCGCTCCCGGTCGAAAAAAGTAGAGCTTCTTTCAAGAGTATGGGATCATAGCACTGGTAAATTTATCAAAGGATTCCGAATGCTGACACTCTGCTGGTCAGATGGGGCCAGTTGTCTGCCGTTAGATTTTTGTCTTCTGTCCTCCTCGGATGCCAAAAAGCGTCTTTGTGAAAATCAAAAAATCATGGATAAGAGATGCAGCGCATGGAAACGAAGGCAAGAGGCTACAATTACAGCACCCGAGAACCTGGAAGCCATGGTCAAGAGGGCTCTGGCTAAAGGAGTTCGTGCAAAACATATATTGATGGATAGCTGGTTTATGATGCCCGCTACAATTACAGCATTGAGCAAATACATTAATGTTGTGGGTATGGTGAAGAAAACATCAAAAATTCGGGCTTGA
- a CDS encoding DUF1972 domain-containing protein has protein sequence MKHLLILGIRGIPARHGGFETFAEQFSLYLKRKGWKVTVYCQEEGRESLFKDDWNGINRVHISVIRTLEDAKGTVVFDWKSTCHAARQQGVILTLGYNTAIFCALYRLKGIKNIINMDGIEWQRDKWSFLERAWLYLNEKAGSLLGDHLVADHPEIKNHLAGFISKEKMTMIPYTAPMVRSADAAYLAPFHLEPGKFVLLIARPESENSILEIVRAYTAQKRCMPLVVLGKYDSKHYEYQKQVLDAGNDEVMFVGVIYDQAVVQALRFYARFYVHGHTVGGTNPSLVEALGAESPVLAHDNRFNRWVAGEEALFFSDEQTCDRLITKLLQDDELVAKMRGASKRRYLEQFTEDTVYGAYERLLGEYAD, from the coding sequence TTGAAGCATTTACTGATATTAGGAATTAGAGGCATCCCTGCCCGGCATGGCGGCTTTGAAACTTTTGCAGAGCAGTTTTCCCTTTATCTTAAACGCAAAGGATGGAAAGTCACCGTCTACTGCCAGGAGGAAGGTAGAGAATCGCTTTTTAAAGACGATTGGAACGGAATTAACAGGGTACATATTTCCGTTATTAGAACTCTGGAAGATGCCAAAGGAACCGTTGTTTTTGACTGGAAATCAACCTGCCATGCTGCGAGACAACAGGGCGTCATACTTACGTTAGGGTATAATACGGCCATTTTTTGTGCGTTGTATCGTCTAAAAGGAATAAAAAATATCATCAATATGGACGGCATCGAATGGCAGCGGGATAAATGGTCCTTTTTAGAACGCGCTTGGTTGTACTTAAATGAAAAAGCCGGATCATTGTTGGGGGATCATCTGGTGGCGGATCACCCTGAAATTAAGAATCATCTTGCAGGGTTTATATCGAAGGAAAAGATGACAATGATTCCTTATACGGCGCCAATGGTCCGCTCTGCCGATGCAGCCTATCTTGCGCCGTTCCATCTTGAACCCGGAAAATTTGTCCTCCTCATTGCCCGGCCTGAATCTGAAAATTCGATTCTTGAAATTGTTCGGGCGTATACTGCCCAAAAAAGATGCATGCCTCTGGTTGTTCTGGGAAAATACGATTCAAAACACTATGAGTACCAAAAGCAGGTGTTGGATGCCGGCAATGATGAGGTCATGTTTGTGGGAGTCATATACGATCAGGCAGTTGTTCAGGCGTTGCGTTTTTATGCACGTTTTTATGTGCACGGTCACACAGTGGGCGGAACCAATCCTTCCCTGGTTGAGGCATTGGGGGCGGAATCTCCCGTATTGGCGCATGACAATCGTTTTAACCGTTGGGTGGCAGGTGAAGAAGCTTTATTTTTTTCCGACGAACAGACGTGTGACAGGCTGATTACGAAACTCCTTCAGGATGACGAGCTGGTTGCAAAGATGAGGGGTGCAAGCAAGAGGCGCTATCTTGAACAATTTACGGAAGATACGGTTTACGGGGCCTATGAACGGTTGCTGGGTGAATACGCGGATTGA